One genomic window of Desulfurobacteriaceae bacterium includes the following:
- a CDS encoding ribbon-helix-helix domain-containing protein — MSSKLISIDETLVHELSVISKLLGVSQQEIIEEALELYFNHLELTIAEKISKEIKEGKMKLYKAENVFKGEIK; from the coding sequence ATGTCTAGTAAGTTAATTAGTATAGACGAAACACTTGTCCATGAACTTTCTGTTATCTCAAAGCTTCTTGGAGTTTCTCAACAAGAAATAATAGAAGAAGCGCTTGAACTTTACTTTAACCACTTAGAGTTAACTATTGCTGAAAAGATAAGCAAAGAAATAAAAGAAGGTAAAATGAAACTCTATAAAGCAGAAAATGTTTTTAAGGGGGAAATAAAGTAA
- a CDS encoding class I SAM-dependent DNA methyltransferase has product MSLVRNLIENPFDKSNFETFLKNIFESADFENRFPVDLNKYSKKFKEVVKEAEVLGAYNDGKDKILFLTVELYKEQTLQRARTIQRDFVAEVLKDYGFDGGLVAFYQKDSDFWKLSLVKVEYRYDESGKVKKFKTSPKRFSFIVGKDKASRTTLLQLEKLLNLETKSLDSLLEVFSVEKLNEEFFKSYLVYFKKL; this is encoded by the coding sequence ATGAGTTTAGTAAGAAACTTAATAGAAAATCCTTTTGATAAATCAAATTTTGAGACTTTTTTAAAAAATATCTTTGAATCTGCCGATTTTGAAAACCGTTTTCCAGTAGATTTAAACAAGTATTCTAAGAAGTTTAAAGAAGTTGTAAAAGAGGCAGAAGTTTTAGGAGCTTATAATGATGGAAAAGATAAAATACTTTTCTTAACTGTTGAACTTTACAAAGAACAGACTCTTCAAAGAGCAAGAACCATCCAGCGAGACTTTGTCGCTGAAGTCCTAAAAGATTATGGTTTCGATGGCGGTCTTGTAGCTTTTTACCAAAAAGATAGCGATTTCTGGAAGTTGTCTTTAGTAAAAGTTGAATATAGATACGATGAAAGCGGAAAAGTAAAAAAGTTTAAAACTTCTCCAAAGAGATTTTCTTTTATTGTTGGAAAAGATAAAGCTTCAAGAACAACTCTTTTGCAACTTGAAAAACTTTTAAACCTTGAGACAAAGAGTTTAGATTCGCTACTTGAAGTCTTTAGCGTTGAGAAACTGAATGAAGAGTTCTTTAAAAGCTATCTTGTTTACTTTAAAAAGCTTT